One Equus quagga isolate Etosha38 chromosome 5, UCLA_HA_Equagga_1.0, whole genome shotgun sequence genomic window carries:
- the TRNAU1AP gene encoding tRNA selenocysteine 1-associated protein 1, whose protein sequence is MLRGLPAPPTSVGAGLGCPRSPGRPAGMAASLWMGDLEPYMDENFISRAFATMGETVMSVKIIRNRLTGIPAGYCFVEFADLATAEKCLHKINGKPLPGATPAKRFKLNYATYGKQPDNSPEYSLFVGDLTPDVDDGMLYEFFVKVYPSCRGGKVVLDQTGVSKGYGFVKFTDELEQKRALTECQGAVGLGSKPVRLSVAIPKASRVKPVEYSQMYSYSYNQYYQQYQNYYAQWGYDQNTGSYSYSYPQYGYTQSTMQTYEEVGDDALEDPMPQLDVTEANKEFMEQSEELYDALMDCHWQPLDTVSSEIPAMM, encoded by the exons ATGCTCCGTGGGCTCCCAGCCCCGCCGACTAGCGTCGGCGCGGGTCTCGGCTGCCCGAGGAGTCCCGGCCGGCCTGCGGGCATGGCGGCCAGCCTGTGGATGGGCGAC CTGGAGCCCTACATGGATGAGAACTTCATCTCCAGAGCCTTTGCCACCATGGGGGAGACGGTGATGAGCGTCAAAATTATCCGGAACCGCCTCACTGG gaTCCCAGCTGGCTACTGCTTTGTAGAATTCGCAGATTTGGCCACAGCTGAGAAGTGTTTGCATAAAATTAATGGGAAACCCCTTCCAGGAGCCACACCT gcAAAACGTTTTAAACTGAACTATGCCACTTATGGGAAACAACCAGATAACAG CCCTGAGTACTCCCTCTTTGTGGGGGACCTGACCCCAGATGTGGACGATGGCATGCTCTATGAATTCTTCGTCAAAGTCTACCCCTCCTGTCGGGGAGGCAAGGTGGTTTTGGACCAGACAGGCGTGTCTAA GGGCTATGGTTTTGTGAAGTTCACAGATGAACTAGAGCAGAAGCGAGCCCTGACAGAGTGCCAGGGGGCAGTCGGACTGGGGTCTAAACCAGTGCGGCTGAGCGTGGCAATCCCCAAAGC GAGTCGTGTGAAGCCAGTGGAATATAGTCAGATGTACAGTTACAGCTACAACCAGTATTACCAGCAGTACCAGAACTACTATGCCCAGTGGGGCTATGACCAGAACACAGGCAGCTACAGCTACAGTTATCCCCAGTATGGCTATACCCAGAGCACCATGCAG ACGTATGAAGAAGTCGGAGATGATGCATTGGAAG ACCCCATGCCGCAGCTGGATGTGACTGAGGCCAACAAGGAGTTCATGGAGCAGAGCGAGGAGCTATACGATGCACTGATGGACTGTCATTGGCAGCCCCTGGACACAGTGTCTTCAGAGATCCCCGCCATGATGTAG
- the RCC1 gene encoding regulator of chromosome condensation isoform X4 — MPPKRIAKRRSPPEDALPKSKKAKVSHRSHSTEPGLVLTLGQGDVGQLGLGENVLERKKPALVAIPEDVVQAEAGGMHTVCLSKSGQVYSFGCNDEGALGRDTSVEGSEMVPGKVELQEKVVQVSAGDSHTAALTEDGRVFLWGSFRDNNGVIGLLEPMKKSMVPVQVQLSMPVVKVASGNDHLVMLTADGDLYTLGCGEQGQLGRVPELFANRGGRQGLERLLVPKCVMLKSRGSRGHVRFQDAFCGAYFTFAISHEGHVYGFGLSNYHQLGTPGTESCFVPQNLTSFKNSTKSWVGFSGGQHHTVCMDSEGRAYSLGRAEYGRLGLGEGAEEKSIPTLISRLPAVSSVACGASVGYAVTKDGRVFAWGMGTNYQLGTGQEEDAWSPVEMTGKQLENRVVLSVSSGGQHTVLLVKDKEQS; from the exons ATGCCACCCAAGCGTATAGCTAAGAGAAGGTCACCTCCAGAAGATGCCCTCCCCAAAAGCAAGAAGGCGAAGG TCTCACATAGGTCCCACAGCACAGAACCCGGCTTGGTGCTGACGCTGGGCCAGGGCGATGTGGGCCAGCTGGGACTGGGCGAGAATgtgctggaaaggaagaagccagccctggtggccatTCCAGAGGATGTTGTGCAGGCCGAGGCTGGGGGCATGCACACTGTGTGTCTAAGCAAAAGTGGTCAG GTCTATTCCTTCGGCTGCAATGATGAGGGTGCCCTGGGAAGGGACACATCAGTGGAGGGCTCAGAGATGGTCCCCGGGAAAGTGGAACTACAAGAGAAGGTGGTACAGGTGTCAGCAGGAGACAGTCACACAGCAGCCCTCACCGAGGATGGCCGTGTCTTCCTCTGGGGCTCCTTCCGG GACAATAATGGTGTGATCGGGCTCTTGGAGCCCATGAAGAAGAGCATGGTGCCCGTGCAAGTGCAGCTGAGTATGCCTGTGGTGAAGGTGGCCTCAG GAAACGACCACTTGGTGATGCTGACAGCTGATGGCGACCTCTACACTTTGGGCTGCGGGGAGCAGGGCCAGCTGGGCCGTGTACCTGAATTATTTGCTAATCGTGGTGGCCGGCAGGGCCTTG AACGGCTCTTGGTCCCCAAGTGTGTGATGCTGAAGTCCAGGGGAAGCCGGGGCCACGTGAGGTTCCAGGATGCCTTCTGTGGCGCTTACTTCACCTTTGCCATCTCCCACGAGGGCCATGTATACGGCTTTGGCCTCTCCAACTACCATCAGCTTG GAACCCCAGGCACAGAATCTTGCTTTGTACCCCAGAACCTGACATCCTTCAAGAATTCCACCAAGTCCTGGGTGGGCTTCTCTGGTGGCCAGCACCATACAGTCTGCATGGATTCAGAAG gaAGAGCATACAGCCTGGGCCGGGCTGAGTATGGGCGGCTGGGCCTTGGGGAGGGTGCTGAGGAGAAGAGCATACCCACCCTCATCTCCAGGCTGCCTGCCGTCTCCTCAGTGGCTTGTGGGGCCTCTGTGGGGTATGCTGTGACCAAGGATG GTCGTGTTTTTGCCTGGGGCATGGGCACCAACTACCAGCTGGGCACGGGGCAGGAGGAGGATGCCTGGAGCCCCGTGGAGATGACAGGCAAACAGCTGGAGAACCGTGTGGTCTTATCTGTGTCCAGTGGGGGCCAACACACAGTCTTACTAGTCAAGGACAAGGAGCAGAGCTGA
- the RCC1 gene encoding regulator of chromosome condensation isoform X3, which translates to MPPKRIAKRRSPPEDALPKSKKAKDPRNQAVRAAASRHVPGARSCRVSHRSHSTEPGLVLTLGQGDVGQLGLGENVLERKKPALVAIPEDVVQAEAGGMHTVCLSKSGQVYSFGCNDEGALGRDTSVEGSEMVPGKVELQEKVVQVSAGDSHTAALTEDGRVFLWGSFRDNNGVIGLLEPMKKSMVPVQVQLSMPVVKVASGNDHLVMLTADGDLYTLGCGEQGQLGRVPELFANRGGRQGLERLLVPKCVMLKSRGSRGHVRFQDAFCGAYFTFAISHEGHVYGFGLSNYHQLGTPGTESCFVPQNLTSFKNSTKSWVGFSGGQHHTVCMDSEGRAYSLGRAEYGRLGLGEGAEEKSIPTLISRLPAVSSVACGASVGYAVTKDGRVFAWGMGTNYQLGTGQEEDAWSPVEMTGKQLENRVVLSVSSGGQHTVLLVKDKEQS; encoded by the exons ATGCCACCCAAGCGTATAGCTAAGAGAAGGTCACCTCCAGAAGATGCCCTCCCCAAAAGCAAGAAGGCGAAGG ACCCTCGTAACCAGGCAGTGAGGGCCGCTGCCTCCCGCCACGTTCCGGGCGCCCGCTCCTGCCGAG TCTCACATAGGTCCCACAGCACAGAACCCGGCTTGGTGCTGACGCTGGGCCAGGGCGATGTGGGCCAGCTGGGACTGGGCGAGAATgtgctggaaaggaagaagccagccctggtggccatTCCAGAGGATGTTGTGCAGGCCGAGGCTGGGGGCATGCACACTGTGTGTCTAAGCAAAAGTGGTCAG GTCTATTCCTTCGGCTGCAATGATGAGGGTGCCCTGGGAAGGGACACATCAGTGGAGGGCTCAGAGATGGTCCCCGGGAAAGTGGAACTACAAGAGAAGGTGGTACAGGTGTCAGCAGGAGACAGTCACACAGCAGCCCTCACCGAGGATGGCCGTGTCTTCCTCTGGGGCTCCTTCCGG GACAATAATGGTGTGATCGGGCTCTTGGAGCCCATGAAGAAGAGCATGGTGCCCGTGCAAGTGCAGCTGAGTATGCCTGTGGTGAAGGTGGCCTCAG GAAACGACCACTTGGTGATGCTGACAGCTGATGGCGACCTCTACACTTTGGGCTGCGGGGAGCAGGGCCAGCTGGGCCGTGTACCTGAATTATTTGCTAATCGTGGTGGCCGGCAGGGCCTTG AACGGCTCTTGGTCCCCAAGTGTGTGATGCTGAAGTCCAGGGGAAGCCGGGGCCACGTGAGGTTCCAGGATGCCTTCTGTGGCGCTTACTTCACCTTTGCCATCTCCCACGAGGGCCATGTATACGGCTTTGGCCTCTCCAACTACCATCAGCTTG GAACCCCAGGCACAGAATCTTGCTTTGTACCCCAGAACCTGACATCCTTCAAGAATTCCACCAAGTCCTGGGTGGGCTTCTCTGGTGGCCAGCACCATACAGTCTGCATGGATTCAGAAG gaAGAGCATACAGCCTGGGCCGGGCTGAGTATGGGCGGCTGGGCCTTGGGGAGGGTGCTGAGGAGAAGAGCATACCCACCCTCATCTCCAGGCTGCCTGCCGTCTCCTCAGTGGCTTGTGGGGCCTCTGTGGGGTATGCTGTGACCAAGGATG GTCGTGTTTTTGCCTGGGGCATGGGCACCAACTACCAGCTGGGCACGGGGCAGGAGGAGGATGCCTGGAGCCCCGTGGAGATGACAGGCAAACAGCTGGAGAACCGTGTGGTCTTATCTGTGTCCAGTGGGGGCCAACACACAGTCTTACTAGTCAAGGACAAGGAGCAGAGCTGA